One Phoenix dactylifera cultivar Barhee BC4 unplaced genomic scaffold, palm_55x_up_171113_PBpolish2nd_filt_p 000867F, whole genome shotgun sequence DNA segment encodes these proteins:
- the LOC120107451 gene encoding uncharacterized protein LOC120107451, with protein sequence MSYARRRVEFVDDNGREPGRVEFYRMTHTHRDGSFVREESRDIVDRATNLISERVGGSSSSDATHNIEAEVLAELMGPERYGRVRGYGVGVTPTQLSSVGTYTRNARESSNTAEVRRLQATIDELKQNQANLQSQLTNISSMLQRFLPSQIPDTSNASRDDDGAESRL encoded by the exons ATGAGTTATGCGAGGCGTAGAGTTGAATTC gtggatgataatgggagggagcctggtagggtggagttttataggatgactcacacccaccgagatggcagctttgtccgagaggagtcaagagatatagtt gatagggcaacaaatcttatttcGGAGCGCGTCGGggggtcatcatcatccgacgcgacccATAATATTGAAGCTGAAGTGCTcgctgaattgatgggcccagagcgttatggtcgagtgaggggttacggcgttggagttacccccactcagttgtcttcaGTGGGCACATATACAAGAAATGCCAGAGAATCTAGTAACACTGCAGAGGTTCGTCGGCTTCAAGCAACTATTGATGAGTTGAAGCAAAACCAAGcaaatttgcagtctcagcttacGAATATTTCTTCCATGTTACAACGGTTTCTCCcttctcag attcctgatacttcaaacgctagtagagatgatgatggagctgaatcccgtctctga